From a region of the Panthera uncia isolate 11264 chromosome B1, Puncia_PCG_1.0, whole genome shotgun sequence genome:
- the XKR6 gene encoding XK-related protein 6, whose product MAAKSDGGGVGVGFAQLHNLDEAVGSGGEEDGEPGGGGCGGGGDGSEPGESSSLHICHCCNTSSCYWGCRSACLRSLLGKKPRRSAAAAADGGDQPLQPPAAADHHPPTPAARPQPPQVERPWLDCLWIVLALLVFFGDVGTDLWLALDYYRKGDYGFFGLTLFFVLVPSLLVQSLSFRWFVQDYTGGGLGAVEGLSSRGPPMMGAGYGRGGPGSATPGAQRLCRLSVWIWQSVIHLLQMGQVWSSKRKT is encoded by the coding sequence ATGGCGGCGAAATCCGATGGCGGTGGCGTGGGGGTGGGCTTCGCCCAGCTGCACAACCTGGACGAGGCGGTGGGCAGCGGCGGCGAGGAGGACGGGGAGCCCGGGGgaggcggctgcggcggcggcggcgacggcaGCGAGCCCGGCGAGAGCAGCTCGCTGCACATCTGCCACTGCTGCAACACCTCCTCGTGCTACTGGGGCTGCCGCTCCGCCTGCCTGCGCTCCCTCCTGGGCAAGAAGCCGCGCCgcagcgccgccgccgccgccgacgGGGGGGACCAGCCGCTGCAGCCGCCCGCGGCCGCCGACCACCACCCCCCGACGCCTGCCGCTCGGCCGCAACCGCCGCAGGTGGAGCGGCCGTGGCTCGACTGCCTGTGGATCGTGCTGGCGCTGCTGGTCTTCTTCGGGGACGTGGGCACCGACCTGTGGCTGGCCCTCGACTACTACCGCAAGGGGGACTACGGCTTCTTCGGGCTGACCCTCTTCTTCGTGCTGGTGCCGtcgctgctggtgcagagcctgagcTTCCGCTGGTTCGTGCAGGACTACACGGGCGGCGGGCTGGGCGCCGTGGAGGGGCTCAGCAGCCGGGGCCCCCCCATGATGGGGGCCGGCTACGGCCGCGGCGGCCCGGGCTCGGCCACGCCGGGGGCGCAGCGCCTGTGCCGCCTCTCCGTGTGGATCTGGCAGTCGGTCATCCACCTGCTGCAGATGGGGCAGGTGTGGAG